The genomic interval CGCCTTTATCCAGCACGCGGTCAGCTCCGTTCCCGTCAGCGGAACCTCGCTTATCTCCTCGCTATACGGTGACGCGCTTTCCCATCGCGGCGGTGAGATTTGGCTCGGCAGCCTGGCCGCCTTACTGGAAGGCATGGGGTTTGGCGAGCGCTTCGTGCGCACCGCGCTGTTTCGCCTCAACAAAGAGGGCTGGCTGGACGTTTCCCGCATCGGGCGTCGCAGCTTTTACCGCCTGAGCGATAAAGGGCTGCGGCTGACGCGTCGGGCGGAGAATAAGATCTACCGTGCGGAACTGCCCGCCTGGGACGGCAAGTGGCTGTTGCTGCTCTCAGAAGGTCTGGATAAAACCACCCTTGCCGACGTCAAAAAACAGCTGATCTGGCAGGGGTTTGGCACGCTGGCGCCGAGCCTGATGGCCTCGCCGTCGCAGCATCTGGCGGACGTGCAGTCTCTGCTTCACGATGCCGGCGTGGCGGAAAACGTGATTTTCTTTGAAGCCCATTCGCCGCTGGCGCTCTCCCGCGCCGCGCTGCGTTCGCGGGTGGAGGAGTGCTGGCAGTTAACCGAGCAAAACGCGATGTACGAGTCCTTTATCAGCTCGTTCCGGCCGCTGCTGCCGCTGCTGAAAGAGGCCGCGCCGGAGGAGCTGACGCCGGAACGCTGTTTCCAGATCCAGCTGCTGCTGATTCATTTTTATCGTCGCGTGGTGCTGAAAGACCCGCTGCTGCCGGAAGAGTTGCTGCCCGCGCACTGGGCGGGGCAAAGCGCCAGACAGCTCTGCATTAATATCTATCAGCGTGTCGCGCCGGGGGCGCTGGCGTTTGTCAGCGAGAAGGGCGAAACCTCCGTGGGCGAACTGCCCGTGCCCGGCACGCTCTACTATCAACGCTTTGGTGGTCTTACAAGCGCATAAGGAGTGAAGATGCCCGTTTATCAAATTGATGGCCTGACGCCGGTCGTGCCTGACGACAGCTATGTTCACCCAACGGCGGTGCTCATTGGCGACGTGATTCTGGGCAAAGGCGTTTATGTTGGTCCTAACGCCAGCCTGCGCGGCGATTTTGGCCGCATCGTGGTGAAAGACGGTGCGAACATTCAGGATAACTGCGTGATGCACGGCTTCCCGGAGCAGGACACGGTGGTGGAAGAGGACGGGCATATCGGCCACAGCGCCATTCTCCACGGCTGCGTGATCCGCCGCAATGCGCTGGTGGGCATGAACGCGGTGGTGATGGACGGCGCGGTCATCGGTGAAAACAGCATCGTCGGCGCGGCGGCGTTCGTGAAGGCGAAAGCGGAGATGCCCGCCAACCATTTGATTATCGGCAGCCCGGCCAAAGCGATTCGCGAACTCAGCGAGCAGGAGCTGGCATGGAAGCAGCAGGGCACGCGGGAGTATCAGGTTTTGGTGGAACGCTGCAAGCTGACGATGCACCAGGTG from Enterobacter sp. JBIWA008 carries:
- the paaX gene encoding phenylacetic acid degradation operon negative regulatory protein PaaX, with translation MNHMNKLDAFIQHAVSSVPVSGTSLISSLYGDALSHRGGEIWLGSLAALLEGMGFGERFVRTALFRLNKEGWLDVSRIGRRSFYRLSDKGLRLTRRAENKIYRAELPAWDGKWLLLLSEGLDKTTLADVKKQLIWQGFGTLAPSLMASPSQHLADVQSLLHDAGVAENVIFFEAHSPLALSRAALRSRVEECWQLTEQNAMYESFISSFRPLLPLLKEAAPEELTPERCFQIQLLLIHFYRRVVLKDPLLPEELLPAHWAGQSARQLCINIYQRVAPGALAFVSEKGETSVGELPVPGTLYYQRFGGLTSA
- the paaY gene encoding phenylacetic acid degradation protein PaaY, which encodes MPVYQIDGLTPVVPDDSYVHPTAVLIGDVILGKGVYVGPNASLRGDFGRIVVKDGANIQDNCVMHGFPEQDTVVEEDGHIGHSAILHGCVIRRNALVGMNAVVMDGAVIGENSIVGAAAFVKAKAEMPANHLIIGSPAKAIRELSEQELAWKQQGTREYQVLVERCKLTMHQVEPLREAEPDRKRLAFDENLRPKSAV